In one window of Candidatus Angelobacter sp. DNA:
- a CDS encoding SMP-30/gluconolactonase/LRE family protein — protein sequence MAAAGTILASKSAAADRDWTGNNPVRYPDPDVIVLDERFAQYKIGNAPIQKLWTGALWAEGCAWNGAGRYLVWSDIPNNRQMRWLDEDGHVSVFRNPSGNSNGNTFDFEGRQLSCEHGNRRVVRYEHNGSITVLAEKWKDKPLNAPNDIVVHPDGGVWFTDPGYGSMVNYEGHKGALEIKEAVYRIDPKNGKMDMVSDELEKPNGICFSPDYKRLYVADTGKARDIQVWDITDGRKLKNRRRFVDMAMPMQKVETERGSRQVGGKGSSDGIRCDVDGNVWSAAGWVGDGYDGAHVFTPDGQRIGMILLPEICANLCFGGEKRNHLFMAASQSIYAVYVETQGAHIT from the coding sequence ATGGCGGCGGCCGGCACCATCCTCGCGTCGAAATCCGCCGCCGCCGATCGCGATTGGACCGGCAACAATCCAGTGCGTTATCCCGACCCCGACGTCATCGTGCTCGATGAGCGTTTTGCTCAATACAAGATCGGCAACGCGCCGATTCAAAAGCTCTGGACCGGCGCGCTCTGGGCGGAGGGTTGCGCCTGGAATGGAGCCGGGCGCTACCTCGTATGGAGCGACATCCCGAACAACCGCCAGATGCGCTGGCTGGACGAGGACGGCCACGTCAGCGTGTTTCGCAATCCAAGCGGCAACAGCAATGGCAACACGTTCGACTTTGAAGGCCGCCAGCTTTCGTGCGAACACGGCAACCGCCGCGTGGTCCGCTACGAACATAATGGCTCGATCACCGTGCTCGCCGAGAAGTGGAAGGACAAACCATTGAACGCGCCGAACGATATCGTGGTGCATCCCGATGGCGGCGTCTGGTTCACCGATCCCGGTTACGGCAGCATGGTGAATTACGAGGGTCACAAGGGTGCGCTGGAAATCAAAGAGGCGGTTTACCGCATTGATCCCAAGAATGGAAAGATGGACATGGTCAGCGACGAACTCGAGAAGCCGAATGGCATTTGCTTTTCGCCGGACTATAAACGGCTCTACGTCGCCGACACAGGCAAGGCGCGGGACATTCAGGTCTGGGACATCACGGACGGGCGGAAGTTGAAAAACCGGCGCCGCTTCGTGGACATGGCGATGCCGATGCAAAAAGTGGAAACCGAAAGAGGTTCACGCCAGGTCGGCGGCAAGGGCAGCTCGGATGGCATTCGCTGCGACGTGGACGGCAACGTGTGGTCAGCCGCGGGCTGGGTGGGTGACGGTTACGATGGCGCGCATGTTTTCACGCCAGACGGCCAGCGCATCGGCATGATTCTGCTTCCCGAGATCTGCGCGAACCTCTGCTTTGGCGGCGAGAAGCGCAATCACCTTTTCATGGCCGCGAGCCAGTCGATTTATGCGGTTTATGTCGAGACGCAGGGCGCGCATATCACCTGA
- a CDS encoding glycosyl hydrolase family 28-related protein: MQKALLLSGLLFITIAATADAPALSEARNGGRTFNVRNHGAIGDGTTLDTAAIQKALDDADVAGGGQVLFPPGSYLSGSIHLRSHVVLWLEAGARLIGTTNLAEYRQPEVPAFMPEAKWGKWHRALIVGENVEDVAIAGPGVIDGNKVFDSTGEEHMRGPHTIAFVNCRRFTLRDVTIVDAANYAIFFQASDDVDVRNVTIVGGWDGVHFRGAPDHWCKNVNIIGCRLYTGDDSIAGRYWDNVVISDCIINSSCNGIRLIGPATRLLVNNCLFYGPGQQPHRTSGARRRTNMLSGINLQPGGWDKTQGPLDNVLISRVTMRDVASPVNLTMKRGNTAGRVTVSGLNATGVYRSALSVESWADVPITNVVFRDINVEFTGGGTAEESQQLVKSPGADARPLPSWGIYARNLGTLTLEDVRLSLAKNDYRPVVLADGVKQLNFDSFKFTHVEGVSEPLVTTNVGKVNVRASDLQNRASR, encoded by the coding sequence ATGCAAAAGGCGTTGCTTCTTTCCGGCCTCCTTTTTATCACCATCGCTGCGACCGCCGACGCCCCGGCCCTGTCCGAGGCGCGCAATGGAGGCCGCACATTCAATGTCCGCAACCACGGCGCAATCGGTGACGGAACCACGCTTGACACCGCTGCGATTCAAAAGGCCCTCGACGACGCTGACGTGGCAGGCGGTGGACAAGTCTTGTTTCCGCCGGGTAGTTACCTGTCAGGGTCGATTCATCTGCGCAGCCATGTCGTCCTGTGGCTTGAAGCCGGAGCGCGGCTCATCGGCACAACCAACCTCGCCGAATATCGCCAGCCGGAAGTGCCGGCATTCATGCCGGAGGCGAAATGGGGCAAGTGGCATCGCGCTCTGATTGTCGGCGAAAATGTTGAGGATGTCGCCATCGCCGGACCGGGAGTAATCGATGGCAACAAAGTGTTTGATTCGACCGGCGAGGAACACATGCGCGGCCCGCACACCATTGCATTTGTGAACTGCCGCCGGTTCACGCTCCGCGACGTGACCATCGTGGATGCCGCGAATTACGCGATTTTCTTCCAGGCCAGCGACGACGTGGACGTTCGCAACGTGACGATTGTTGGTGGCTGGGATGGCGTGCATTTCCGGGGAGCGCCCGACCACTGGTGCAAGAACGTGAACATCATCGGTTGCCGGCTTTACACCGGCGACGACTCCATCGCCGGCCGCTACTGGGACAATGTTGTGATTTCCGACTGCATCATCAACTCATCCTGCAACGGTATCCGCCTTATCGGTCCGGCAACGCGGCTGCTCGTGAATAATTGTCTTTTCTACGGCCCCGGGCAGCAGCCCCACCGCACCTCCGGCGCGCGACGCCGCACCAACATGCTTTCCGGGATCAACCTTCAACCCGGCGGCTGGGACAAAACGCAGGGGCCGCTCGACAATGTGCTCATCTCGCGTGTCACGATGCGAGATGTTGCCTCGCCGGTGAACCTCACGATGAAACGCGGCAACACGGCCGGGCGCGTGACGGTCAGCGGCTTGAATGCAACCGGCGTCTATCGTTCGGCGCTGTCTGTGGAAAGCTGGGCCGACGTGCCCATCACCAACGTGGTGTTCCGCGACATAAACGTCGAATTCACCGGTGGCGGAACGGCTGAAGAGTCGCAGCAGCTGGTGAAAAGCCCGGGTGCTGACGCCCGTCCACTTCCGTCGTGGGGAATTTACGCCCGCAACTTGGGAACCCTCACACTCGAGGACGTACGCCTCAGCCTTGCGAAAAATGATTATCGTCCGGTCGTGCTCGCGGATGGAGTGAAACAGTTGAATTTCGACAGTTTCAAATTCACACATGTCGAAGGCGTCTCCGAACCATTGGTGACCACGAATGTGGGAAAAGTGAACGTGAGGGCGTCCGATTTGCAAAACCGCGCTTCCCGATAG
- a CDS encoding ThuA domain-containing protein — protein sequence MQRILAASAVFSLVSLSSALAADSTKPMRALLITGGCCHNYSLQARQLTNSVAKLAKVEWTIVNEGGDGTKAQISLYDHPDWAKGFDVVVHNECFADTADHDYIRKITAAHKAGVPAVVIHCAMHTYRATDVDDWRELLGVTSRRHDHQSKYPVKAVMPDHPILKGFSDNWVTPMDELYVIEKLWPNATALATSVSEQDGKTYPVIWINEYEGKTRVFGTTFGHSDDTWLDPVFLTYVSHGVLWAAGRLDK from the coding sequence ATGCAAAGAATTCTCGCGGCTTCAGCCGTCTTTTCGCTCGTGTCCCTGTCGTCGGCTCTGGCCGCGGACTCAACGAAGCCGATGCGCGCGCTGTTGATCACCGGCGGCTGTTGTCACAATTACTCGTTGCAAGCCCGGCAATTGACGAACAGCGTGGCCAAGCTCGCCAAGGTGGAGTGGACGATCGTGAACGAAGGCGGCGACGGTACGAAGGCGCAAATTTCACTTTACGATCATCCGGATTGGGCAAAGGGCTTCGACGTGGTGGTGCACAACGAGTGTTTTGCCGACACGGCCGACCACGACTACATCCGCAAGATCACGGCTGCGCACAAGGCCGGGGTGCCGGCGGTGGTGATCCATTGCGCGATGCACACCTACCGCGCGACGGATGTGGATGACTGGCGGGAGCTTCTTGGCGTGACCAGCCGACGGCACGATCATCAGAGCAAATATCCCGTGAAAGCCGTTATGCCTGACCATCCAATTCTGAAAGGCTTTTCGGACAATTGGGTCACGCCGATGGATGAGCTATACGTCATCGAGAAACTCTGGCCGAACGCGACAGCCCTCGCGACTTCAGTGAGCGAGCAGGACGGAAAGACGTATCCCGTGATCTGGATCAATGAGTATGAAGGCAAAACACGCGTGTTCGGGACAACCTTCGGGCATTCTGATGATACCTGGCTTGATCCCGTGTTCCTGACTTACGTTTCGCACGGTGTTTTGTGGGCGGCGGGACGCTTGGACAAATGA
- a CDS encoding M13 family metallopeptidase: MISRLTHSIFRASAVVVLLSFTSLRGGEAFQTPGFSVAYMDRSVPPAVDFYRFADGDWLKNNPVPADKSRWGAFNELQERNWQLIHSVLESCAGDTSAAPKSPAREVGDLFASALDTNLLEQLRFKPLARDLKRIARLRSTDSVFRLLADFHQRGIGGFFSPQVEADPKDSSIYALRLAQGGLGLPDRDYYLKDTFTRQRDAYRAHITTMLKMLGEPEADAARHAVTVLDIETSLAQASKTRVEMRDPVANYHKFSVGELERLTPALPWKTYLRADKLDKINYLVVGQPEFLKAEEKLVIERPLADWQVYLRWHLLRSAAPYLHHAAESENFAFYQGVLSGTQQPEPRWQRAAHVIDGSIGEALGRLYVEKYFPPAARARMNELIANLKSVFRDRLKKIDWMTDGTRAKALAKFDRFTQKIGYPDKFRDYSSVKIVRDDYWGNVQRASQFESRRQFARVGKPVDRSEWEMTPQTVNAYFNPSQNEIVFPAGILQPPFFDAQMDDAVNYGAIGVVIGHEITHGYDDEGRKYDADGNLNEWWSAEDGRKFEARAQKVVDQYNSYEALPGFHVNGKLTLGENIADLGGTSIAYEALQRALAKDPSKRKAIDGFTPEQRFFLSLAQIWRTNWREDELKRRLTVDPHSPGQFRAIGPHVNMEEFYKAFDIKPGDPMYRPAELRAKIW; the protein is encoded by the coding sequence ATGATCAGCCGCCTTACACATTCCATTTTCCGGGCCTCCGCCGTGGTGGTGTTGCTTTCATTCACCTCGTTACGCGGGGGTGAAGCTTTCCAAACGCCCGGCTTCTCCGTCGCATACATGGACCGCTCCGTGCCACCCGCGGTGGATTTCTATCGCTTCGCGGACGGCGATTGGTTGAAGAACAATCCGGTGCCGGCCGACAAATCGCGCTGGGGTGCGTTCAATGAATTGCAGGAGCGCAACTGGCAGTTGATCCACTCGGTGCTTGAATCCTGCGCCGGGGATACGTCGGCGGCGCCGAAGAGTCCGGCCCGCGAGGTGGGCGATCTGTTTGCCTCGGCGCTGGACACAAACCTCCTCGAACAACTCCGCTTCAAGCCGCTGGCCCGCGACTTGAAACGCATCGCGCGGCTCCGCTCGACGGACAGTGTTTTCCGGCTGCTCGCGGACTTTCATCAACGGGGCATTGGCGGTTTCTTCAGCCCGCAGGTGGAGGCGGACCCGAAGGACAGCTCGATTTACGCGCTGCGTCTGGCGCAAGGCGGCCTCGGTCTGCCGGACCGCGACTATTATCTCAAGGACACTTTCACCAGACAGCGTGACGCCTATCGCGCGCACATCACGACCATGCTCAAAATGCTCGGTGAACCGGAGGCCGATGCCGCCAGACACGCGGTCACCGTCCTCGACATCGAAACCTCGCTCGCGCAAGCGAGCAAGACACGGGTCGAAATGCGCGACCCGGTTGCCAACTATCACAAGTTCTCGGTCGGCGAACTGGAACGGCTCACCCCGGCGCTTCCCTGGAAAACGTATCTGCGCGCGGACAAACTCGACAAAATCAATTACCTCGTCGTCGGCCAGCCCGAATTTCTCAAGGCAGAGGAGAAACTCGTCATCGAACGTCCGCTGGCGGACTGGCAGGTTTATCTGCGCTGGCATCTGCTGCGGAGCGCGGCGCCCTACCTGCATCACGCGGCCGAAAGCGAAAACTTTGCGTTCTATCAAGGAGTCCTGAGCGGCACACAGCAGCCGGAGCCCCGTTGGCAGCGCGCCGCGCACGTCATTGACGGCTCGATTGGCGAGGCGCTCGGCCGCCTTTACGTCGAGAAATATTTTCCGCCTGCCGCCCGCGCGCGCATGAACGAGCTGATCGCAAACCTGAAGTCGGTTTTCCGGGACCGACTGAAAAAGATCGACTGGATGACGGACGGCACCCGCGCAAAGGCGCTCGCGAAATTCGACCGCTTCACCCAAAAGATCGGTTATCCTGACAAGTTCCGCGATTATTCGTCCGTAAAAATTGTGAGGGATGATTATTGGGGCAATGTCCAACGCGCCAGCCAGTTTGAGTCGCGGCGGCAGTTCGCGCGCGTTGGCAAACCCGTTGACCGGAGCGAGTGGGAGATGACCCCGCAAACGGTCAATGCCTATTTCAACCCGTCGCAAAATGAAATCGTGTTCCCGGCCGGAATCCTGCAGCCTCCATTTTTCGACGCGCAAATGGACGACGCGGTAAACTACGGCGCCATCGGTGTCGTCATCGGCCACGAGATCACACACGGTTATGACGACGAAGGGCGGAAATACGATGCGGACGGCAATCTCAACGAATGGTGGTCCGCAGAGGACGGCAGGAAATTCGAGGCGCGGGCGCAAAAGGTCGTGGACCAATACAATTCCTACGAGGCGTTGCCGGGATTCCACGTCAACGGCAAGCTGACACTGGGAGAAAACATCGCGGACCTCGGCGGCACCAGCATCGCTTACGAAGCGCTCCAGCGCGCGCTTGCAAAAGATCCCTCGAAACGGAAGGCCATCGACGGATTCACCCCTGAACAACGCTTCTTTCTGTCGCTCGCCCAGATCTGGCGCACGAACTGGAGGGAGGATGAATTGAAGCGCCGGCTTACGGTTGATCCGCATTCGCCCGGCCAGTTCCGCGCCATCGGCCCCCACGTGAACATGGAGGAGTTTTACAAGGCGTTTGACATCAAACCGGGCGACCCGATGTACCGCCCCGCGGAGCTGAGGGCGAAAATCTGGTAG